TGCGAAATTGCATAATGATAAACTatcattttacaattttaaaacttgattaaaataataatcaatgaaattttcaAGGGACTCGACGATAATACAGGCCATAGGTCATTCAACGATCGACCtacatttgaatatttttgaataacaGGTTACTTTCAAGATGGTCAACACTCTCTTTAGTGAGAGACACCAGTTTTAGAATCCGTTTATAGTACCATTCGGTATATCGGGGGATATCGTTGCTTCGCCGTGATTACCggctgaaattattttgtccctttctttctctctgccgcAACGAAATGTAACGCGAGATGACTCTCAAGCTGCTCATCAAAGTTGAGACGATTGAGACGCTGAATAGGTATATTTATATCGCTCAGTATATTTGTAGCCGATCGATCGGGGCCATCATGAAAGTAACTCAATTTTGAAAGTCTTATCCTACCTTTTTCAGAATACTAGAACAGTGcttccttccttttcttcctttaCTTTATGTCACGGCTACTGATTGTGCGGTAAAATGACAGGTATAGTCTGCTGCGCACCCGGAGGCGGCTGCGGTTGCAGATATTGCATGTGTTGCGGTGGAATTGACGGTATGTGAGATGGAATTATAGGGCACATGATCGGATAGCTCGGCGCGTGACTTTGCGGCGGAGGTTGCGGATACGTAGGCTGTGGAGTACCGGGCGGATTATAAGCACCCGGGGTGTGCGGTTGATTCGGATTGGCCGGGGACGGCGTTTGGCTAGGCGGCTGTTGAGCTACGTGAGGGTGCGGATGAGTGTGCGGGCCCATGTATTGTAACCCGGGGGCTTGTGGACCTTGCGAGTCATGGTGATGATGGTACGGAGTAGCCATgtgcggtggcggcggtgccTGGACCATTCGTACCATTTGTTGGTACGCCGGTTGTCCTGGATAAGGCACCTGGAATGGATGTATAGCTGGCGCTAATAACGGCTGTCCCGTCGCTGCGGCCACTTGCATCTGAGACGCTATATCTGGCGCACGATGCTGCATCATTGGCACTATAAAAAACACGACATACCTCGTGTTACACACGGTGTCTGTTTTGTTTTATACGACGCCGACGCTACAACACTTGTAATTATGGTCAATCTCActcacacacatacgcacaaACACATACATacggaagaaagagaaaaactaCACGTGACTTTAAACTAACTTTGGAAGAACGAGTGATTCCAAGTTTGAATTCGTGAGATTCGTATACGAGAACATCAAGAACAACGCGTTCGAAGCAAAGAAAACTTTGAAGGACCTTTTCAAATCTATATTAGTACTACAAAAAAGATACGTGCGTATTAATACTTGAACTTTGTCaactatattattacatgCACCTGAACGCGTAAGAAACGTGCacttaagatatataaatgcatcGTGGGAATACTGACCCTTCCGGAACCTTGCCACTTGTTGAGCAGGTGGTTGACTGAAAGCTGTTGGCGTTACGTATGCCGGCATAACAACGGTCGCGGGCATAGTCGCCCCTGTATACTGAGGAGTCTGTGGCGTATGCGGTCGACTAGGCGTCGGTGTGCTAGGTGAGCGCTGCACATTGTAAAGATACAACGTTTATTGTTTCCATTCAGGTTCAACTTTCTAACAGGTGATATACATTACTTACCGGCGTGAATGGTTTGGCATTTGGATTGAATTCTTTAGCATTTGGATTTAAAGTAGATTTCTTAAAAGCAGTAGTTATCTTATCAACCGCGGGTTCCGATGGAGATTGTTGCACCGTCACCGGAGTATTAGTCTGAGGTGGTTGTGACGGTGGtggttgttgttgttgctgtggttgttgttgttgttgtggttgttgttgctgctgctgctgttgctgttgctgttgctgttgctgctgctgctgagGCGGACTTGTCGATCTTACTATGGATGGACCAGGTGGTGGCTTACTGGTAACTGGTTCATCTTGTACAGTTTGATGTTGCTGATGAGGACTGGTATGCTGCTGCGTAGGTGGCTGTTGTTGCGGTAGCTGTTGTGGACTCGTATGTTGATGGGGACCTTGGTGATGCGGCTGATTCATTGGAGTAGCGGAATGCACGTCTTGTTGATGCTGATGCTGTTGTTTTCTGGATATTTGAGGGGTATCTGGCGGCCCCTGCGATTCCGCTAATTTAAATTCCGTGGCAAATTGTCTTAATTCCGAATGCTGTTCTTCTCTTCCACGTGGTGTTGGAACCTTAAAGTAAAACTTATAGGCATATATAAGTTGCCTCGCGATtaaaagggggaaaaaaagatacagATTTAAATGAGAGTATGTGCCGTACCTTTCTATGGTCCGACTTATGTATGACTATTTGCCCTTCTACCGAGTTCTGTTGCGTCAATGATGTATGTTGTTGATGCGAAGACTGTTGTTGCTGATGAGAAGACGCAACGTTTGATTGTGGAAATGGTGCTGGTGGCGCTTTATCAGCTTGATAAACCTGTTGTCTGCCAGGTCGCTCACGTTTCTccgtatttattttactcgGGGGCGTCTGTTGTTGCGGTGGAAAGTTTACTTGCGCCATCGAAGGAGTAACTTGAGGTTGCGATTGATTCTGCTGGATTGCTATATCAAGAAAACTTACTATATCATTCACATAATCATGCACGCGCCTTTCGTATGACGGAGGCGGCTACAACTATACACTGCCCGTCAATGATACCTTTCCTGAGGTAAGGGGAGAACATTGTACGTTCCCTACGAAGGAAAgtctaaaaatattgttattccccgtattaattgtaaaatattcatcaaCATCGTCGACATACATAGAGCCCCTACTATGGTTAATTGAAGATTATTATTGCGATATTACTACACACACGATACATTGCAGCATGAAACTCGAATCAAGTCGCTAAACGAATTATTAGTAGCTTCGCGAAGTCGATTGATAAAAAAACGGTAATCTTGGAATAGAGCAGAGTAAGTATACCGAACAGCAACCAAATAGCTTCCAAATAGCACTTTCCATTTGAATCTCACCTTTGCAAGAAAGTGCGAATAAGTAACATACCTTGCTGCGACTGCGTCGTCGGTGGAGGCACAAACGGCGGTGGCGGATTATTGTACGTAACAACCACTCCGTTGGGCGGCATACTCATATTTAAAGATACTGGATGTTGCACCGAGGTATGAGCAGGCTGTACTCCCACCGGCATGCTCGGCTGCGGGACATTTACATTGACCGTGGACGGAGGGGGTTGACTGTAGACATTCTTGTTGTTGGTGGTTCCTGGCGAGGATGGAGGCTCGCTCTGACCGGATCGCATCAGTTTACTAGTATtaccatttttcttttttaacggTGGCGGAATATATTTTCCCTCAGTAGGTCGTGACTAGAATCAAATAGTGACTGATAAGACAAGGGGGAGGGGAGAATAAAAGCACAAATTCCGAAATGTAATCTGAAGCTCACCACAGCTGCAAATCTTTCCTCCTCATCGCCGTTTTCCAGTTCTAATCTAGCTTTGTGATTTGGTTGAGATTCGATCTCATTTGCTATCTCAGCAGCCTTTTGCTCTTGTTCCTTATAATCCTTTGTGTCTTTACGTTGTAGTTGTAGAGTGTAACCGACCAAGGAAGGCTCAAACGTGGTTTGAACTCCGTATTCTTGTTCATTTTTACGAAACATTTCGTTCACGTCCCAACCGTTCTAAAATCGagacaaaattttatagaacaatacaatacaataacaTACCCTTCTAAACGAATAGGATCATCTTTCGTGATAAATGCATGCGCTTACGGCGGCACCGTCCAATTCTAAATCGGCTCCATTCATAGTAGTCGGCGGATCCCAGGGCTCGAGTTCCTTCTCGCCGATCAAACCATTAAACTTACTAATGGCGGTATCCGTTTGGAAAGTATCTCTTATAGCATAATCTAAATCGACATCCTTGGCAGATATAGTGACAACGTCTTTCgggttaaaaattaatttctctacTACGCTATCTACGCTAATCTTTCCCGAGCTCTCGACACGATGAGCCATCTCCAGCACTACGTCGAATTGACTCGAGAACGTCCTAAACACGCCCTCGAACACCGAGCCATTTTGAGTTTGAATCTGCAGATAgataagagaaagaggagtcaaagtctgtgtgtgtgtgcggcCTTGAAAGGAACCTTACAGAGACGTTAGCTTATATCTGGCCGGTCGCATCCTACCTGCACTATGTTGCCAACGTGGCTAGTGACCGCATGCATAAAATGAGCATTGTTATAAACCCCCTCGGCTGCGACGCATCTCTCTTGCGGCCCGCGCGCCCGTGGAGATCTGGAAGAAGGCATGGATCAAGGAGAAGGAGTTACTTTTAATGGTCGATATATACGTATCGCTATGTGTTGGATATTATACCTGCTATTATGATCTTGACGAGGAAAGCCAAGTGATTGGCAGTACCTGTTATTGTTCGTACGGTTCTTCCTCTTGCTATTGCTATTCATTTTGCCCGACGGTTCTTGGCCACGCGCTGATGGATTTCTGCCACCGGTTTGTTGGAGGCCCTCTCGTTTCCTAGTAGGGACCGGAATTTTGACTACTTGACCGATGACCGCTCGACGTCGAAAAGATCCGTAGGCCCGTAGACGGCGACGCTCTTACGTTCGTCGGCAACGTTCTCGCGGAACGACGGAAACGACTGACTACGAGAGGGAGGAAGGCCGTCGGCGAAGGTAAGGATGGGGATAAAGATGAGAATGTCGAGGAtgagagggaggaggagaagaggaggaaaaggaggCCGCGAAGGCTGCGAAAACTATCAACATTCACGAAGACTTTTGAGGTTATATGTCGAAACGAGCCCGAATGCAAGCAAAGTGGCTCACGGCGAGTGAATGCACAACGCGCGCAAGACGATCGAACTCGACTTTGATCAGTTGCGTTGCGTGACTTTAAGCCGTGACTCGACAGGAGCgaaacgtcgcgtcgtcgcgacCGCGGCTACAGGCTACAGGTTACAAGCTACAAGCTATAGCCGAGACGCGAGGCTAGAGACGGTCTCTCGCCCGAACCCGAACCGACTAACCCAAACGGAGGACGCGCGTACGCAATGCGATCAGCGATCAGCGATATGCGATACGCGATACGTACGCACGGAGTGACGAGTGACGGGGGTGGACGACGTGTACGACTACGACAGCGTGCGACCGTACGAGCGGCTTCGCGCAAGTTGGCTTCGACCGATCAGCTCGACAAGGCGATCACGAGCGATCACAGGCGATCAAGCAAAAGCACCACCACTGACCACGCTCGTGTCGTGTCTCGACTCTCGACGATGCTCCGACGATTGTCAACGACCGCGTGACGTAACGCACTAGGCGACGGCTGCTCCTCAGTCCTGCACAGTCCTCGACAGAGTGTAGAAAGTTGCGCGCTCTACGGTTCGTCCGTCCGACCGTCCGTACGACTCTCGGCCAACGGGGCTTCACCTTTACGTCGCTCACGTCTAGGGAATAGGGAAGGGAGCAAGggaggaaaggagaaagagagagagagaaagagagggagaggacgtatgtatgtatatgcacGTACGTAAAGTATGttgtacgtatgtatgtacgatTGACGGTCCGCAAAGTGCGAACGGCAAACGGCAAACGACAAACGACGAGCGGCAAGTGGCGCGGGCGGCGAGGGGCCCGGGTCCGCGGACTCCGCAAAGTATGCGCGCTTCTTTCCTCGTTTTCAACTAGTCAACATGTGGTGGAACGACACACGACACACGATGGGCTCGCaacccctctctctctctctctctctatctctctctcttgacgTATGTACCTACAAGAACTACAAGCTACAAGTCGCCTGATCAACCTGATCACGGTGACTCTTGGACGCAGTCGCCACCTGGTGAACGCCTGTCGGGCAGTATCCGGCCCGTTCGCTCGAGTAGGAGTCGTCGAGTCTCGACCCGACACTCGACACCCAACTCCAAACAGTCCGAACTCCGAGTACTCCGAGTACTCGCTCACGACGGCCACGACGCTCACTCGTCACTCGCTCGAGCGTCTGCGTCTCGGTGACTCGAGTCTGCTCGACCTCGACCAGTCTCGGGAGTCTCGGGAGTCTCGGGCAGTCTCTAGTCTCTAGACTCTCTATAGTCTCGACCATTCtcgcgacgtcgcgacgcCTGCGACGCTTGCGACCGAACCGACCGAACGAATGTCAATTGTCAATTGTCAACCGACCGACCGTCGATGGTCAATGTCGAATCGTGTCGTGTGTCGCGGCGCGgacatttatcattttatcagACATTATTCAGATAATTAACAGACGAGGTTGACGTTGACGGTAGACGGTAGAGTTTGATTAGTTTTGTCTGATCTTGTCGATCAATGTCCGAGTTTCGCGCAATCGCGAGTTTCAGCAACTGAAGcgtatatatagtatatgtatatgctcgAGAGCTTGTCATTGAAATCCCGGCCTGCAAATGCAAATACCTAAGTATAATTATTCAGTGATGGTCAAATCGAATAAATGGCTTATGAATCAAAGGATTCGCGTGCTAAGGGAAAAGGGCAAACATCGAAATATGACACGTATTCTGAAAAACGTGCTCACATCTATCGAGCACGGTTATTTACGGTATATATcacatatgtatgtgtgcaatgtgtgtatagtgtatacatatatacatatatatatggaatGTGTACGTTGGTAATATACCACGGCAGCTACCTGAACTGAATGCAACCGCGTATGACATTTCATCGCTAGATGGCGACGTACGCGTAACATACGATGCTCGCTTTTGCGCTTATACACGAGTACGAATggataagataattataattatattattataagttgaaaatttcttgattcacgttaaatgtaaatttacatagatttataaatgtaGGCGGATTTCGACTCAGGTGAGGATACATTATTATCGAATGACATTGTATGAGCCATTTTTACATCATATATAAAAACGCATATACATAAAAACGTtgattaaagaatattatttatttgtcttgAATAGATAATAGTACGTGACAAAAAAATGCACATTCTACTTCTATATATAACggaaaacttaaaaataaaaagaagaagagcgAAAGGGAGCTAGATTCTAGAGTAAACGAGAAAAGTTCACATAACGTATTTTTAGCacttattattgtaaaatacttaattaacatcgtctttattttaatcgtgaagaaatatatatttctctgaTTTCTCATCGCGATTTAGAATGAGACCCGCGATATCTTTCATTCTCGTGATTCTCGTCCATGTCGTAAATTGCATTGAGCTTGCGAATGATATTTTTCGTTCTGTCGTAGACAAAATTATCCATTTGGCCCAAAACATTGACAAACTCGATTATCTTTTCAAATCCACGATTTATCCTTTCAGACCTCTCAACGTCGCCGGATATGGCTCCTTTATTTATTTGGACGTGTACGTCTTTCTTCAGTAAACTCGTGGACAGGTTTTCAGGTTTACTCTTTATCGAAATTTCAGCAGTCCTTGCAAGTGATATCTGCTCGGTaagattttcattattttattaaagaagcaggatatatatacatatatatgtatcactGCGTTATCTTtctgattaaattaaatttaattgaaaccATTGCCCGCTTTGTGCCATATATAGGCTGCGTTTATCTtgacgctttcagcgctgaaagcaTCGGTCTATCTTCGTTTGATGTTCGATGTGcaacaaagatagaatgatgcttacagcgctgaaagcgtcaAGACGAAACCAGCCTTAGGCTCCtattatacttatacatatatacttacgGTACACATAACAgaaactgacaatgagagaaagaatatATCCATTTTGACAAAATATACGTAGCActcgtctctctttttctctctgtctaaCACTCGTACTCTTTTACAAAGAAACAACAAAACTCTGTAAAAGTTTCGAtactttacaagaaataacaCGTGACAGGAATATCACGCACTTGATTCGATATCGTTGATTCGATACCAATGTCCTCGACTGACAAAATGAGACGATTCGACGATACCCATCCTTTTATAAGAATCAAATATATGTGCGTATTCGGCAATATTGTGTAGGCGGacggaataatttttatgcttCGCTAATATCCTCTTatgctaaaattaatttgattgaaTAACTGTAATATATCGAGAGTAACGGAGAGAGATTCTccatattatctttttaataaaatttcatgtcAATTAAAATGATACATTTGATTTATAGGTCACCACGGCGAATTCTTGTAATAAAAGTGGGTTTGACTGACGCTTGCAATGCGAAACCAAAGCGGAATTTGCTGATCAGGTGCACGTACTTGCCTTGTCGTTACGTATCACTGATACATACAACGATACGATGAGCAGAGATGACGTATTTTCCAGTTGACTGCGTTGACTGCGTGTGAGTATTAGcagatgcaaaaaaaaaaaagatgtctTATTTTCTATATCATTTTTACCCCTTTCTTTACTTTCAACTCACTAAAGGCCacaattataatgtaaagagttttattaagaattaagcCATCTTATATCGCCCTTTTGTTGTCTTTaaatgttctctctctctctctctttctctctctctctctctcgaatcaatattaaaattgttataaataattgaaagccGAGTATGTAATTGGACGCTAAaggaaaagttatttattgaaagtagcgatgtatacatatgcatatataatatctatgatAACGTTATTTAAAGCAAAACGTTTAATTACTTTGAAAAGTGCAGAAGCTAccaatgtattaattaattattatagtcgTTGCGTTTGAGTTTTATCAagtcgttaatttaaaattagatgTCGCGCGAAATAACGGCCGGGGTTGAAATGTGAAAGTGACAGTGCTTTTTAACTCGGTTATCGTTGGGATGCGGGAAGGAAATTTTCCCAAGcgtttgcaaatatttacatgtttGCGGGAAATACGCGATAAGAATATCGATCATCCggaaaatcatttttaatttcgatttaTCCTCACGTTTATCCTTCGTCGTTCACGTATCAAAGTACGAGTCCCTGATGTAAATCGAGTCACCCCCGAAAATATCAGTTTATCAACGAACAGATCATTTCCCGTTTTGCATTTATCGCATTTGATATACCATATCGCTACCAATATTACATTGTTCtatgtatattgtaaatatatagaaattttgcGATACAAATGCCGTTCCCAgtataaatttctctttattacaacgatttattttattatccttTTAAAAGGAAAGCTAGCGGTTCtaaatgtcaaataatttttaattagtgaAAATCATGTAAGAGCAGTTATGAGAAAAGATATTATCGGACTATAATGCGCGATGTAACAATGTAGGGTTCAGAGAAACAGACAAAGGGCACGAACACGCAAGTACTTTTATTAACAATCATCGTCAGCTATCGAGTATGtttatagtatttatttgattgTGAGATAAGACGGATCGGCTGATGCGAACGTGGATCTCTCCGtgcaaatttaacaaatttgttttttccaAGATGTTTCGCACATTCCCGCACGTGCGCGAATACGTTGCGAAAATAATTTGGTCTCCTTAATTTTGTGGCTGCGGCGCCGGCGTGGCCTGCTGCAACTGATTGTTCAAATTCTGCGAAGCCTCCACGGCGATGTCGATTGCCTGCTTGGTCAACTTGGCGATACCCTCCTGAACCTTGCTGGAATTCTCATTGATGGTCTTAGCGACGTTTTCCGACTCCGTCACGAGAGTCTGGACACCCTCTTGGAATTTGGCACGCAGCTGATTCACCTGTTCCGTCGTCTCGGGATTGACATTTAGATTGTCGAACGTTTCGGACAGCTTGCTCTTCATGTTTGTCCAAAGATTCTCCAACTCGGGGCTTTTGGCTTTGATCTGCAAACGATCCATCATGCGTGCATACAGCCAGGAGTGGCATACAGCAGTCTCTGAGGCTTATCTCAAACCGCTTACAATTAGAGAAGGAAGGTTTTTCGTTGGAAAAATTCCAAGTATCGAaagatttgaaatttaattgattttgaaCGTACGCGGATGCGAAGATAGGCAAGATgggcaataaaatattccgaTAGCACAGAGGAATTACAGCATATGAGGAATGTGCACGTGCAAACTTACAAATAATTTCACGCGTAATGACTcgttcgatatatttttttaccggaatttgaaatttttatctcaattattgaaataatgcaacaaaatatttaatttttataacgataaaacacttgatattttatttttatttttaacaacagCGGGGCGTACGTAACAGAGGAAATGGAACTAATataatgcgcgcgcgcgcgcgcgttaattataatattaaatttttttctacttttgaTCGTTTTTCTTATCtgcaaatagaaaaatggTAAGAAACGTGTCGGTGTTTATTACTTATCGTTTACTGatgagtatttttatttttgtacacacaggcatattatatataataatattacgatTTCTCGGTGACTCGCGTAAAACGCCTGGATATcaatgatattattttgaaatgttttcgATATCGATATCAATTGTCGTCTTTTTGGCGTGCCCATTTGCGTTGATTGTTTCTTTGCGGATCGATTTAGGCTAGATGGCTAGATCGATAAGCCATTCGGCTTTCCTCTTGCCAATTCTTTGCAAGCTCCGAGAGAGCAAGTAATCCTTTATGTGGAGAATGGACGATGCGACGATGCGGTTCTTTTatctctaattttaaaaatgcgtAATCTTTAGGTCTCTAGGTACGAGAGGTAGCGCGCTGATACTGCGAACAACAAAACAATCCAGCCTTTAATATCTCCATATATGTGGATCATGGCATATGCGCGACGCGCAAACGATGATGAGCCACGACATATCGAACGAGCAATCTCGATAAAATCGAGATGTCTCGGTAGGCAAAACGGtcgtttttaacataaaacataaacaCGTAATAGTTACTCGAGCATTCGCTTTGCCGGTCCGCGGACAAGTTGCAGGGAACAAACGTTTCAACTTGTCGAGATGAGGGTAAAAAAATGTGCAGGGGCAGCGGGTGTGTTAAATATTCTTCGCACTCACCTCGTCGGACATGTTCTTGAGGTACGCCTGGACATTGTTGACCAAGTTGCTACTCTGCTCCTTCATGGTGTTGATTAATTCCTCTTGGTTGGGCAAGTTGAGTTGCTGCTGTAGCTGAGCGCCCAAGTTGTTGATGACCGCTTGGGCCTCTTTGATGTGATCGGACAATTGAAGGGGTTGCTGCGTACCAGTCTGCTGGCTCTCGACATCGCTAGCCGGCACAACCTTGCCCTCCGTCGCGACCAAGAGGACGGCTAGGATAACCGCGGGTAAGCACCTCATCTCACGCTGGTATTTTCTCCTTGGTCGATTAGGAAAATACGACTGATGCGTAGGATGGAGGATCGCACTCCCTTTTATAGGCGTTTCTTATCGACGCAGGGGCAAAGTGCTTATTATCTCACTTGGACAATGACCTGCGTTTCTCTCACCGCGCACAGTAGGCCGCATTTTATTTGAATCTTGGAAATCGGAACGGCGAACgttctaaatattttcaaagtcaaagataatttgtaataagGAAACGGCCTACGctatttcgttatattttattctattatatttattattgctgtAATGCTCGAATTGCTTCTTTATGGATATCATACGGATTCTTATTAAAAGATTCCGTATTAAAAGGCCGTTATCTTTAGTAATGTTTTAggaattttatacaaataacgGCATAAGCTATTTGTAGAATtacatcaaatatttataccattttgaaaaaattctttcactttataattttagtagTAATAAGTTTATTAGCGTCTTTAGCTCAAGTGAAATTTTAGTTGTTTTCCGAAAGCCGATGGCTGATCTTTCCGCAGCATTTCCGATTATATTTCCGATTGAG
The window above is part of the Temnothorax longispinosus isolate EJ_2023e chromosome 8, Tlon_JGU_v1, whole genome shotgun sequence genome. Proteins encoded here:
- the A4 gene encoding apolipophorin-III-like protein, with protein sequence MRCLPAVILAVLLVATEGKVVPASDVESQQTGTQQPLQLSDHIKEAQAVINNLGAQLQQQLNLPNQEELINTMKEQSSNLVNNVQAYLKNMSDEIKAKSPELENLWTNMKSKLSETFDNLNVNPETTEQVNQLRAKFQEGVQTLVTESENVAKTINENSSKVQEGIAKLTKQAIDIAVEASQNLNNQLQQATPAPQPQN